A single window of Rhodamnia argentea isolate NSW1041297 chromosome 5, ASM2092103v1, whole genome shotgun sequence DNA harbors:
- the LOC125315320 gene encoding disease resistance protein At4g27190-like: MDWCFSIAWDVLKCLVVPVKRQFGYVLSSKSYANGLQEEVQKLADESQRVTSLADVASNNLRVFYRGFTEWQASAEKALVEAKDLSGKFEGASKSCCRGTLPDPVCRYRFSRKAKEKMEALRQLTEKCSEFKEPNDISSSLPARGNVTAPTPGRREGKEVMQSTAATASASSASTAIKDDGVFESRAQIIRDIMKALADNSNRVVGVYGMAGVGKSTLLVDAERRLREEKSFDWVAKANVSENPDIETIQGDIADALGLTDIKNKETPGGRANFLRDRLKAEEEKNKKVLIILDNLWKGLDLKSVGIPCGHDNEVIGCKLLLTSRDRVVLRTKMGCDKEFPLGELRDEEAKSLFERLVGDKVHDDEFKSLVDEALHKCAGLPFLIVLMAKVFKRAEFSDCKNALKQIKLSKNEGIGEMINESLQLSYNNLKDSDKSLLALCVAYGTSKPSLENLVRYAVGWGLFREDDMEQARESLRSGIRALQDSSLLLEDENAYGFKIHDLVREFVASVASRDHPLLVLNEKDKLLVEQLKDKLKSCRAICFPHVYMKELPEGLDCPEMRIFLLFTNNKTLKVPDSYFNSMRKLMVLHLSRVRLSRSPSPFQSLEDLYTLCLDGCSLDDVAMIGELKRLHILSFVNSNIQRLPKEIGQLVQLKLLDLDNCSRLEIIEPGVLESLTNLEELYMKNSFDHWNAVEQIPPTNARLIELNKLKNLYTLHVSILNLSVLPEDLNVEKLTKYQIRIGDVPHWRIRNGSSILELKLDPISDILQKGCIQTLLGKTDDLFLDGLNGIEQTICVLSQKGFSKLKHLQVKSSPSVHYVLQSPSHTEFKMLESLLLDNLINLEKICNNHISSNSFSALKVVRVENCNKMEVLFPLSLLRELPQLEEMRVVECHLMREIVEIDDSGKVELPNLRVLELRDLPNIKNFVTDGTAPSSSTPNDQVGPQIAFFNGQQVAFPSLETLTIWSADSIETIWDNQVAAESFRKLKSLRVYRCDKLENIVPSDILGRLKSLESLEVESCDSLEVVFKLQPLSPLDGHPIACFPKCKMLTEVICDDGGEEGLPVVFNQLKYMELDGLTGLRCFSSSKCTLKFPLLEDVIVSGCPSMKFFSEGPINTPKLERVQASTEAWFLKENLNITIQNMFKEMATVARVKLMRLSEFPELIEKWHSELIPIKPSWQLKSLVVDKCPSFTNAMPSRLIPVLNEVRRLHVRDCESLEEVFNLEGLEGVRSTRVLPSLACLDLVNLPKLRRIWNNHLQGTLRFDMIDSLTLYKCSNLRHAFTPSMARCVANLHEMEIKECGQMEGVIAEEEGQGSAVEKITFPNLYCMKLECLPNMTNFLSGKNPRLECPRLEELTIASCPKMRSLTWQPLMEIDQRTPSLFTPEIQVGLARLGAMGVGG, from the exons ATGGATTGGTGTTTTTCTATTGCGTGGGATGTCTTGAAGTGCCTAGTTGTTCCCGTCAAGCGTCAATTCGGATACGTCTTGTCCTCCAAGAGCTACGCAAACGGTCTTCAGGAGGAAGTCCAGAAGCTGGCAGACGAGTCTCAGAGGGTCACCTCTCTTGCGGACGTGGCCAGTAACAATCTTCGGGTTTTCTACAGGGGCTTCACGGAGTGGCAGGCAAGTGCTGAGAAGGCCTTGGTAGAGGCGAAAGACCTGTCGGGCAAATTTGAAGGGGCGAGCAAGAGTTGCTGCCGCGGGACTCTTCCCGACCCCGTTTGTCGCTATCGGTTCAGCAGGAAGGCCAAGGAAAAGATGGAGGCCCTCCGGCAACTAACTGAAAAATGCAGTGAATTCAAGGAACCGAATGACATCTCCTCCAGCCTTCCTGCTCGGGGGAATGTCACTGCTCCGACTCCGGGCAGGAGAGAGGGCAAAGAAGTCATGCAGTCGACCGCTGCGACGGCCTCTGCTTCTTCAGCCTCTACTGCGATTAAGGACGATGGTGTCTTCGAATCCAGAGCTCAGATCATAAGAGACATCATGAAAGCTCTTGCTGATAACAGCAACAGAGTGGTCGGGGTTTACGGGATGGCCGGGGTtggcaagtccacccttttggTGGATGCCGAAAGGAGACTAAGGGAAGAGAAGTCgtttgattgggtcgctaagGCCAACGTGTCGGAAAATCCAGACATCGAGACCATTCAAGGAGATATTGCGGACGCCTTGGGCCTTACTGACATTAAGAACAAAGAGACTCCCGGCGGGCGAGCGAACTTTCTGCGCGACAGGTTGAAAGCCGAGGaggagaagaacaagaaggtgctcataatactggatAACCTGTGGAAGGGGTTGGACTTGAAATCAGTCGGCATTCCCTGCGGACATGACAACGAGGTCATAGGGTGCAAGTTGTTGTTGACGTCAAGAGATCGTGTTGTTTTGCGAACTAAAATGGGCTGCGACAAGGAGTTCCCCCTTGGTGAGCTGAGGGACGAAGAAGCAAAAAGTTTGTTTGAGAGGCTGGTGGGAGACAAAGTTCATGATGACGAGTTCAAATCCTTGGTGGATGAAGCCCTCCACAAAtgtgcaggtttgcctttcctTATTGTCCTTATGGCGAAAGTTTTTAAACGTGCTGAGTTTTCTGACTGTAAGAATGCTTTGAAGCAAATTAAGTTGTCTAAAAACGAAGGAATCGGTGAGATGATAAATGAGAGTTTGCAATTGAGTTATAACAACTTAAAAGACTCGGATAAGTCATTGTTAGCGCTCTGTGTTGCTTATGGCACCTCTAAGCCCTCTCTCGAAAACTTGGTGAGGTACGCCGTGGGTTGGGGGCTCTTTCGAGAAGATGACATGGAACAAGCTAGAGAGAGTTTGAGATCAGGGATTCGTGCTCTTCAAGACTCCTCCCTCCTGTTAGAGGATGAAAATGCTTATGGTTTCAAGATACACGACTTGGTTCGTGAGTTTGTTGCCTCGGTCGCTTCAAGAGATCATCCTCTTCTCGTTTTGAATGAGAAAGATAAGTTGTTAGTAGAACAGTTAAaggacaagctcaaaagttgCAGGGCAATATGCTTTCCCCACGTCTACATGAAGGAGCTTCCCGAAGGGTTAGATTGCCCCGAAATgcggatctttttgttgttcacaAACAATAAAACTCTTAAGGTCCCGGATTCTTATTTCAACTCCATGAGAAAACTCATGGTCTTGCATCTTTCTCGGGTGCGTCTCAGTCGTTCACCTTCGCCATTTCAGTCCTTGGAGGACTTATACACTCTCTGTCTAGATGGTTGTTCATTAGATGATGTAGCCATGATTGGCGAGCTAAAAAGGCTGCATATTCTTAGCTTTGTCAACTCCAATATTCAACGATTGCCAAAAGAGATTGGACAATTGGTACAGCTGAAGTTGCTAGACTTAGACAATTGCTCACGACTTGAGATAATTGAACCGGGAGTGCTCGAAAGCTTGACGAATTtggaggagttgtatatgaagaATAGCTTTGATCATTGGAATGCCGTGGAGCAAATTCCGCCAACTAATGCCAGGCTCATTgagttgaacaaattgaagaatCTCTATACTTTGCATGTGTCCATTCTCAATCTGAGTGTGCTCCCGGAGGATCTAAACGTCGAGAAACTAACCAAGTACCAAATCCGGATAGGTGATGTGCCACACTGGCGAATTCGCAATGGATCGAGCATATTGGAGCTTAAGTTGGATCCAATAAGCGATATTCTTCAGAAAGGATGCATACAAACTTTATTAGGCAAAACCGACGATCTCTTCTTAGATGGATTAAACGGAATTGAGCAGACTATTTGCGTGTTATCCCAAAAAGGTTTTTCGAAATTAAAGCACCTACAAGTCAAGAGTAGTCCCTCCGTCCATTAcgtcctccaatctccatcACATACGGAGTTTAAGATGTTGGAGTCGTTACTTCTCGATAACCTCATCAACTTGGAGAAGATATGCAACAACCATATCTCCTCCAATTCCTTCAGTGCATTAAAGGTAGTACGAGTTGAAAACTGCAACaagatggaagttttgtttcctctttcattgttgagagaacttccacagcTTGAAGAGATGCGAGTTGTTGAGTGCCACTTAATGCGGGAGattgtagaaattgatgataGTGGAAAAGTTGAGTTGCCAAATTTGCGGGTATTGGAATTGCGTGACttgccaaatataaaaaattttgtcaCCGACGGGACGGCTCCTTCAAGTAGTACGCCAAATGACCAAGTTGGCCCTCAAATTGCATTCTTCAACgggcaacag GTTGCGTTTcctagcttggagacattaACCATCTGGAGTGCGGATAGCATTGAGACaatatgggacaatcaagttGCTGCGGAGTCTTTCCGCAAACTAAAATCGCTCAGAGTTTATAGATGCGATAAGCTAGAGAACATTGTTCCTTCTGACATTCTTGGAAGGCTCAagagcttggaaagtttggaggtAGAATCATGTGAttcgcttgaagttgttttcaaactgcAGCCATTGAGTCCTCTAGACGGACATCCCATTGCTTGTTTCCC taaatgcaaaatgttgacagaagtcatttgtgacgatggaggtgaggaggggcttccggtggttttcaatcaattgaagtatatggagcttgatgggttgacgGGGCTGAGATGTTTCAGCTCAAGTAAATGCACTTTGAAGTTcccactcttggaagatgtcattgtgagtGGATGTCCCAGCATGAAGTTCTTCTCTGAGGGACCAATAAATACGCCAAAGTTGGAGAGAGTACAAGCATCAACAGAAGCGTGGTTTTtgaaggaaaacctcaacatcaccatccaaaatatgtttaaagaaatg GCTACGGTTGCGAGAGTAAAGTTGATGCGGCTGTCCGAGTTCCCCgagctaattgaaaaatggcaCAGCGAACTTATTCCCATCAAGCCCTCTTGGCAATTAAAATCATTGGTGGTGGATAAATGTCCATCATTTACTAACGCTATGCCATCCAGATTGATACCTGTTTTAAACGAAGTGCGAAGATTGCATGTGCGCGATTGCGAGTCGCTAGAAGAAGTATTCAATCTTGAAGGGCTGGAGGGCGTGCGAAGCACTCGGGTGCTACCTAGTTTAGCATGTCTAGACTTGGTCAACCTACCAAAGTTGCGGCGAATATGGAACAACCACCTCCAAGGGACGCTGCGCTTCGATATGATAGATAGCCTCACcctttataaatgcagcaacttgagacatgctttcactccatcgatggctCGGTGTGTTGCCAATCTACATGAgatggaaataaaggagtgtggtcaaatggaaggagtgatcgca